Proteins encoded together in one bacterium window:
- a CDS encoding flagellar protein FlaG — translation MAEITGIGVGRVPAPAVTTAPPPAPLPRQPVSPTPATSSTPPAPAPPLGSHTPNAEPIRKPNLKSFDEIVKPISAEEMSKFLRKLNMSTNLFAIKTDISFDERTNWFRVVVRNTETGQVIREIPPWDIGEIVEYIEQQVGKLLDISV, via the coding sequence ATGGCTGAGATAACTGGTATAGGAGTCGGCCGCGTTCCGGCGCCGGCGGTCACAACCGCCCCGCCGCCCGCGCCGCTTCCCCGCCAGCCTGTCTCGCCAACCCCGGCGACAAGCTCCACACCTCCCGCGCCGGCACCGCCGTTGGGATCACATACCCCGAACGCCGAGCCGATCAGGAAGCCGAACCTCAAGAGTTTTGATGAGATCGTCAAGCCCATCTCCGCGGAGGAGATGAGCAAGTTCTTGCGAAAGCTCAATATGTCCACAAACCTGTTCGCGATAAAAACCGACATCAGTTTTGATGAGCGGACCAACTGGTTCAGGGTAGTGGTACGAAACACCGAGACCGGCCAGGTCATTCGGGAGATCCCGCCGTGGGACATAGGAGAGATCGTCGAGTATATTGAGCAGCAGGTGGGGAAGCTTCTCGACATTTCCGTATAA
- the fliD gene encoding flagellar filament capping protein FliD yields MSSTSGIFFSGLNSGIQWDQIIDQLVSVQRRPVDNLIARREELFFRRSVSLEVNQRLASLTTALGKLKLESTFLSRTANSSDPAKVTATASAGAQRGSYQVEISRLARAGSATSGLNGAITAKSAYLGAGNTAGVTGLSVTGAFDEVRALPTTHFNALSQANSITAGDQIQVTGTDGDGYAVSETFTFAGDDTDTLQKFAQFLVGAFNGTAQVSIGYSGEIIVRQISGSGTLSFDPSSNLTFVDADFSGSTLSFGAGVSYTDGSSQGYGATGAFTLESTGLHEVSLTQGLPGRLISTSAMSAVDTLENLGVTAFSLSIDPDSGGSQIAKSVTGLTGKTTIQGLIDLINFQVPDVTAYLDGTGKLVIQANEGGRDIVAASAAGGVVDVFFGGVTTQDTSAPDNVNSFASNTTATDYTAVDRFAGDVAAASLRKASYGSEGSAISSLVAGVNINGGGVHTFGDGLAIIRTTESAELSSAPALAGRVVGARNVSSPSAATVPPMDVTETLSSANFATPVTAGTFTINGVQFTIGGLAATTVQDVIGQVNSSGAGVVMEYDGASDRFILRNANSGPQAITVGAGGDTSNFLAAARLTASTGAAFMAGRNKGAISLSEPLATAGFDTIPTTGSFTINGVNIFVDSSTDSLSTIINKINRSGAGVTASYSSATDALTLVQNLDENTTADYIVLGSTNDTSNFLSAMRLTNSPGVQTEVGTKRESAAFSINGISYTRPTNNPSDIVDGVSFNLLGTTSSPVTITIEADTTAAEDAIVEFIVEWNKTMEFINPKPLTEDERRRIEPLTREKMDQMSLADIDLYNNERQRLLKQQAIAGDGTVALMARRLRELLMGPVANSGKFRSLSEIGLTTGLVGTGPESAVDSRGRLLANTTDEETIRSLVQANSLLQDAIENNSDDLFTLFSNSLSSKAEVSGTKNLVAGVSLSNPLQFTIGDGVSTASVTIPAGYSTMNQVGGYIGSALAAAGLSGITSKFGFGYNLILESSKTDGSRAQIQINDFSEGPQGILDALGLASGTFLGGDPLVSGGVSTRTRNFIDLSTRVGGILFERTRTGGSFDRQIENLSGAIERGEAALVQYELRLRRQFAAMERALTEFQGQSQFLQQAIANLQSQQGNG; encoded by the coding sequence ATGAGCAGCACATCAGGCATTTTCTTTTCGGGTTTGAACAGCGGGATCCAGTGGGATCAGATAATCGACCAGCTCGTTTCGGTCCAGCGCAGGCCGGTTGACAATCTGATCGCAAGGCGCGAGGAATTGTTTTTCCGCCGCTCGGTATCGCTGGAGGTTAACCAGCGGCTGGCAAGCCTTACGACGGCGCTCGGCAAGCTCAAGCTCGAATCCACGTTTCTTTCCCGCACCGCGAATTCCTCTGACCCGGCGAAGGTGACGGCGACGGCTTCCGCAGGGGCGCAGCGGGGAAGCTATCAGGTCGAGATATCGCGGCTTGCGCGAGCGGGCTCGGCGACAAGCGGGCTGAACGGCGCGATCACCGCCAAAAGCGCGTATCTTGGCGCGGGCAACACCGCGGGGGTGACGGGGCTGTCCGTAACGGGCGCTTTCGACGAAGTGAGGGCGCTGCCGACAACGCATTTCAATGCGCTTTCACAGGCAAACTCGATCACGGCTGGCGACCAAATTCAGGTTACCGGCACGGACGGCGACGGCTACGCGGTGAGCGAAACCTTCACGTTCGCGGGCGACGACACCGATACGCTTCAAAAGTTCGCGCAGTTTCTCGTCGGAGCGTTCAACGGAACAGCGCAGGTGTCCATAGGGTATTCCGGCGAGATTATCGTTCGCCAGATTTCCGGTTCCGGTACGCTGTCTTTTGATCCATCCTCGAATCTGACTTTTGTCGATGCAGACTTTTCCGGCTCAACGCTTAGTTTTGGCGCCGGAGTATCCTATACCGACGGAAGCTCACAAGGCTACGGCGCGACCGGCGCGTTCACATTGGAATCCACCGGATTGCATGAAGTGTCGCTTACCCAAGGTCTTCCGGGGCGGCTGATTTCCACGTCCGCAATGTCGGCGGTTGATACTCTCGAAAATCTCGGCGTAACCGCGTTTTCGCTTTCGATAGATCCTGATTCCGGCGGAAGTCAGATCGCCAAATCCGTCACCGGCCTTACAGGCAAAACGACGATACAAGGCCTGATCGATCTTATCAATTTTCAAGTTCCGGACGTGACCGCGTACTTGGATGGAACGGGCAAGCTGGTAATCCAAGCGAACGAAGGCGGACGCGACATCGTCGCGGCGTCCGCCGCGGGGGGAGTCGTGGACGTGTTCTTCGGCGGCGTTACGACCCAGGACACCAGCGCGCCGGACAACGTAAACAGTTTTGCTTCAAACACAACCGCGACGGACTACACAGCGGTGGACCGTTTTGCGGGCGACGTCGCGGCGGCATCCCTTCGCAAGGCGTCCTACGGCAGCGAAGGAAGCGCGATTTCATCGCTGGTGGCGGGAGTGAACATAAACGGGGGGGGAGTGCACACCTTTGGCGACGGCCTCGCGATAATCCGTACGACCGAGTCCGCCGAGCTTTCAAGCGCGCCGGCGCTGGCCGGGCGCGTGGTCGGCGCGCGCAACGTTTCTTCGCCATCCGCCGCGACGGTTCCTCCGATGGACGTGACCGAGACGCTTTCTTCCGCGAATTTCGCGACACCGGTCACGGCCGGCACTTTCACGATAAACGGAGTGCAATTCACGATAGGCGGTCTTGCGGCGACCACGGTTCAGGACGTGATAGGCCAGGTCAACTCGTCTGGCGCGGGCGTCGTGATGGAATACGACGGCGCGAGCGACAGGTTCATATTGAGAAACGCAAACTCCGGCCCGCAGGCGATAACGGTCGGAGCGGGGGGGGATACATCGAACTTCCTCGCGGCCGCCCGGCTTACCGCGTCAACCGGGGCAGCCTTCATGGCCGGGCGCAACAAGGGCGCGATCTCGCTTTCGGAGCCGCTCGCAACCGCGGGATTCGATACGATTCCCACAACCGGCAGTTTCACGATAAACGGCGTCAACATTTTCGTGGACAGTTCGACCGATTCACTTTCAACCATTATTAACAAGATAAACCGCAGCGGCGCGGGCGTGACGGCATCTTATTCTTCCGCCACCGATGCGCTCACGCTCGTCCAGAATCTGGACGAAAACACGACGGCGGACTATATCGTCCTGGGGAGCACGAACGACACTTCGAATTTTCTCTCGGCTATGAGGCTTACTAATTCTCCGGGCGTCCAGACCGAGGTGGGAACCAAGCGCGAATCGGCGGCCTTCTCGATAAACGGAATTTCGTACACGCGCCCCACGAACAATCCCTCCGACATAGTGGACGGGGTTTCGTTCAATCTGCTCGGAACAACATCTTCACCTGTGACGATTACGATCGAGGCCGATACAACCGCGGCGGAGGATGCGATCGTGGAATTCATCGTCGAGTGGAACAAGACGATGGAGTTCATCAATCCGAAACCGTTGACCGAAGACGAACGCAGGCGAATAGAGCCGCTCACGCGCGAAAAGATGGATCAGATGTCGCTCGCGGACATAGACCTGTACAACAACGAGCGCCAGAGGCTGTTGAAGCAGCAGGCGATAGCCGGCGACGGCACGGTTGCGCTTATGGCGCGCAGGCTGCGCGAGCTGTTAATGGGGCCGGTCGCGAACTCCGGCAAATTCCGCTCGCTTTCGGAAATCGGATTGACCACCGGGCTTGTCGGCACGGGGCCGGAAAGCGCGGTGGACAGCCGCGGCAGGCTGCTTGCGAACACGACGGACGAGGAAACGATCCGCTCGCTGGTACAGGCGAATTCGCTTCTCCAGGACGCGATTGAAAATAATTCGGACGATCTTTTCACGTTATTCTCGAACTCGCTGTCCAGCAAGGCCGAAGTTTCCGGCACGAAAAATCTTGTGGCCGGAGTTTCGCTTTCAAATCCGCTGCAATTCACGATCGGCGACGGCGTGAGCACCGCGTCGGTCACGATACCCGCGGGCTACAGCACGATGAATCAGGTGGGCGGCTACATCGGCTCCGCGCTTGCTGCGGCGGGGCTTTCGGGAATTACCTCCAAATTCGGTTTCGGCTACAACCTGATTCTTGAAAGCTCCAAAACCGACGGCAGCCGCGCGCAAATTCAAATCAACGATTTTTCGGAAGGCCCGCAGGGAATTCTGGACGCGCTCGGACTCGCTTCGGGAACGTTCCTGGGAGGCGATCCGCTGGTATCCGGCGGCGTGTCGACGCGGACGCGCAATTTCATCGACCTTTCGACGCGCGTCGGCGGGATATTGTTCGAGCGCACGCGCACGGGGGGGAGCTTCGACCGGCAGATTGAAAACCTGTCGGGCGCGATTGAGCGCGGCGAGGCCGCGCTTGTGCAGTACGAACTCAGGCTGCGCCGCCAATTCGCCGCGATGGAGCGCGCGCTGACCGAATTCCAGGGGCAGTCGCAATTCCTGCAGCAGGCCATCGCCAACCTGCAGAGCCAGCAGGGCAACGGGTAG